From a region of the Osmia lignaria lignaria isolate PbOS001 chromosome 10, iyOsmLign1, whole genome shotgun sequence genome:
- the LOC117610528 gene encoding protein YIPF6 isoform X2 has protein sequence MVTMEYADSQNVEGEMTVGAKQKSNLGEPDFNTLDEPIKDTILRDVCAVGKKFYHVLYPKEKKSLLKEWDLWGPLVLCTFMAMTLQGSSDRANDPNDGGPEFTEVFVIVWIGSMIVTLNSKLLGGNISFFQSICVLGYCLLPTAIALILCRIILMVEQTTFLFSLRFIISMIGFIWATYASMVFLGDSQPAGRKALAVYPIFLFYFVISWLVISRTR, from the exons ATG GTTACAATGGAATATGCTGATTCTCAAAATGTCGAGGGTGAGATGACAGTAGGAGCCAAACAAAAATCAAATCTTGGAGAACCTGACTTTAATACTTTAGATGAACCAATTAAAGATACAATT CTCAGGGATGTTTGTGCAGTAGGCAAAAAGTTTTATCATGTTTTATAtcctaaagaaaagaaaagcttATTAAAAGAAT ggGATCTTTGGGGACCATTAGTGTTATGTACATTCATGgcaat GACATTACAAGGTTCTTCTGACAGAGCAAATGATCCAAATGATGGGGGACCAGAATTTACAGAGGTTTTTGTGATTGTGTGGATTGGATCTATGATTGTTAcattaaattctaaattactTGGTGGCAACAT ATCTTTCTTCCAAAGTATTTGTGTCCTAGGATACTGCTTATTACCAACTGCAATTGCTCTAATTCTTTGTAGGATTATATTAATGGTAGAACAAACTACTTTCTTATTTAGTTTAAGGTTTATTATCTCTATGATTGGATTCATATGGGCTACATATG caTCAATGGTATTTCTTGGTGACAGTCAACCTGCAGGGAGAAAAGCTTTAGCTGTATAtccaatatttttattctattttgtcATTTCATGGTTGGTTATATCTCGTactagataa
- the BBS8 gene encoding tetratricopeptide repeat protein 8 isoform X2: protein MMEFFKALSLFDRGRYEECATICTNLLRKSPLDQAVWVLKMRTLTLQVYVDDIEGEEEGIAETLLDNYTISSMPRPGTSLKQPGTSYAGQYLRPKTQSGRPVTGVVRPATQSATSQSLEQTLRTPRTAMTARPITASSSRNVRLGTASMLTEPGGPFIQLSRLNISKYASQASIAKPLFEYIYYHEHDALDLAVQATQVCQYKDWWWKVQLGKCYYSLGLVRDAEQQFKSALRDCKTIETILRLVRVYIKLDQPLAAIDACKKGLEHFPNDVNILTEMGRIFDGLNNMSMSLKYYKIIVQEDASHTEAIASIGMHHFYSDQPELALRYYRRLLQMGVYNTELFNNLGLCCFYAQQYDHVISCFERALSLSTDENIADVWYNISHIALSIGDTIMAEECLKLTIVSDNRHALAYNNLGVIQIRNGNITAAKTYFHAAANIANFIYEPHFNSAYLAYEVVQIVQ, encoded by the exons ATGATGGAGTTTTTTAAAGCATTAAGTTTATTTGACAGAGGAAGGTATGAAGAATGTGCAACAATATGtacaaatttattaagaaaaagtcCACTTGATCAG GCTGTCTGGGTATTAAAAATGCGTACCTTAACATTACAAGTATACGTAGATGAcatagaaggagaagaagaaggtaTTGCTGAGACTTTACTAGATAATTATACGATATCTTCTATGCCCAGACCAGGAACATCTTTGAAACAACCTGGTACCTCTTATGCAGGACAATATCTTAGACCTAAAACGCAATCAG GTCGTCCAGTCACGGGAGTCGTACGACCAGCTACTCAATCTGCAACATCTCAGTCACTTGAACAGACATTAAGAACACCAAGAACTGCTATGACAGCCAGACCAATTACTGCAAGTTCCAGTCGTAATGTTAG ATTAGGTACAGCATCTATGTTAACAGAGCCTGGAGGACCTTTTATACAATTATCAAgattaaatatttctaaatatgcTAGTCAAGCTAGTATTGCAAAACCACtgtttgaatatatatattatcatGAACATGAT GCATTAGATTTAGCAGTTCAGGCAACCCAAGTCTGTCAATACAAAGACTGGTGGTGGAAAGTACAATTAGGAAAATGTTATTATAGTTTAGGCTTGGTAAGAGATGCAGAGCAGCAGTTCAAGTCAGCTTTAAGAGACTGTAAAACCATTGAAACAATTTTAAGATTAGTTAGAGTTTACATTAAACTTGATCAACCATTAGCTGCCATAGACGCCTGTAAGAAGGGTCTTGAACATTTTCCTAATGATGTGAATATCCTCACTGAAATGGGACGTATATTTGATGGCTTAAATAATATGAGCATGTCattaaagtattataaaatcatTGTTCAAGAAGATGCTTCGCATACAGAAGCAATAGCCAGTATTGGAATGCATCATTTTTATAGCGATCAACCAGAATTAGCGCTGCGTTATTACAG ACGATTGTTACAAATGGGTGTGTATAACactgaattatttaataatcttgGACTATGCTGTTTTTATGCTCAACAGTATGACCACGTTATATCTTGTTTTGAAAGAGCACTTAGTCTTTCTACCGATGAAAATATAGCAGACGTGTGGTACAATATTTCTCATATTGCACTC agTATAGGCGATACAATAATGGCAGAAGAATGTTTGAAGTTAACTATTGTAAGTGACAATAGACATGCTTTAGCATATAATAATCTTGGAGTTATACAAATACGAAATGGAAATATAACAGCAGCAAAAACATATTTTCATGCTGCTGCTAACATTGCCAATTTTATTTATGAGCCTCATTTTAACAGTGCTTATTTAGCTTACGAGGTAGTACAAATAGTACAATAG
- the LOC117610528 gene encoding protein YIPF6 isoform X3, producing the protein MEYADSQNVEGEMTVGAKQKSNLGEPDFNTLDEPIKDTILRDVCAVGKKFYHVLYPKEKKSLLKEWDLWGPLVLCTFMAMTLQGSSDRANDPNDGGPEFTEVFVIVWIGSMIVTLNSKLLGGNISFFQSICVLGYCLLPTAIALILCRIILMVEQTTFLFSLRFIISMIGFIWATYASMVFLGDSQPAGRKALAVYPIFLFYFVISWLVISRTR; encoded by the exons ATGGAATATGCTGATTCTCAAAATGTCGAGGGTGAGATGACAGTAGGAGCCAAACAAAAATCAAATCTTGGAGAACCTGACTTTAATACTTTAGATGAACCAATTAAAGATACAATT CTCAGGGATGTTTGTGCAGTAGGCAAAAAGTTTTATCATGTTTTATAtcctaaagaaaagaaaagcttATTAAAAGAAT ggGATCTTTGGGGACCATTAGTGTTATGTACATTCATGgcaat GACATTACAAGGTTCTTCTGACAGAGCAAATGATCCAAATGATGGGGGACCAGAATTTACAGAGGTTTTTGTGATTGTGTGGATTGGATCTATGATTGTTAcattaaattctaaattactTGGTGGCAACAT ATCTTTCTTCCAAAGTATTTGTGTCCTAGGATACTGCTTATTACCAACTGCAATTGCTCTAATTCTTTGTAGGATTATATTAATGGTAGAACAAACTACTTTCTTATTTAGTTTAAGGTTTATTATCTCTATGATTGGATTCATATGGGCTACATATG caTCAATGGTATTTCTTGGTGACAGTCAACCTGCAGGGAGAAAAGCTTTAGCTGTATAtccaatatttttattctattttgtcATTTCATGGTTGGTTATATCTCGTactagataa
- the LOC117610528 gene encoding protein YIPF6 isoform X1: MAATEDAKLDFKVTMEYADSQNVEGEMTVGAKQKSNLGEPDFNTLDEPIKDTILRDVCAVGKKFYHVLYPKEKKSLLKEWDLWGPLVLCTFMAMTLQGSSDRANDPNDGGPEFTEVFVIVWIGSMIVTLNSKLLGGNISFFQSICVLGYCLLPTAIALILCRIILMVEQTTFLFSLRFIISMIGFIWATYASMVFLGDSQPAGRKALAVYPIFLFYFVISWLVISRTR, from the exons ATGGCAGCAACAGAAGATGCAAAACTTGAT tttAAGGTTACAATGGAATATGCTGATTCTCAAAATGTCGAGGGTGAGATGACAGTAGGAGCCAAACAAAAATCAAATCTTGGAGAACCTGACTTTAATACTTTAGATGAACCAATTAAAGATACAATT CTCAGGGATGTTTGTGCAGTAGGCAAAAAGTTTTATCATGTTTTATAtcctaaagaaaagaaaagcttATTAAAAGAAT ggGATCTTTGGGGACCATTAGTGTTATGTACATTCATGgcaat GACATTACAAGGTTCTTCTGACAGAGCAAATGATCCAAATGATGGGGGACCAGAATTTACAGAGGTTTTTGTGATTGTGTGGATTGGATCTATGATTGTTAcattaaattctaaattactTGGTGGCAACAT ATCTTTCTTCCAAAGTATTTGTGTCCTAGGATACTGCTTATTACCAACTGCAATTGCTCTAATTCTTTGTAGGATTATATTAATGGTAGAACAAACTACTTTCTTATTTAGTTTAAGGTTTATTATCTCTATGATTGGATTCATATGGGCTACATATG caTCAATGGTATTTCTTGGTGACAGTCAACCTGCAGGGAGAAAAGCTTTAGCTGTATAtccaatatttttattctattttgtcATTTCATGGTTGGTTATATCTCGTactagataa
- the ND-B14.5B gene encoding NADH dehydrogenase (ubiquinone) B14.5 B subunit, with amino-acid sequence MEDQEGNFPAQWALDLIRGPTNYKESLVTKYVTEVTSTLTGVGAMFVKNYLSNRPYYASIHWTIGLGILGFIGGRTLVNIMDLRYAKRDAMMVDYIKQHPERFPAPRNKKFAEIIEPWYPIR; translated from the exons atggAAGACCAAGAAGGAAACTTTCCTGCCCAGTGGGCACTTGATCTTATACGAGGGCCAACTAATTACAAAGAATCACTTGTTACTAAATATGTAACAGAAGTAACATCTACTTTGACCGGCGTCGGTGCaatgtttgttaaaaattatttgtcaAATAGGCCTTATTATGCTT CAATACACTGGACTATTGGTCTTGGCATTCTGGGTTTTATAGGAGGAAGAACTCTTGTGAATATTATGGATCTACGATATGCAAAACGTGATGCAATGATGGTAGATTATATAAAACAGCATCCAGAACGTTTCCCTGCACCCC gaaataaaaaatttgcagAAATAATTGAACCATGGTATCCAATACGATAA
- the Cda4 gene encoding chitin deacetylase Cda4 codes for MMTLRRSRFLLCAALIVAASGQKNGKKDEEKKDEEFKCPEGQGNGNFADPATCRRFYQCVDGYPYLNRCPSGLHFDDISKFCTFKNEARCGPIATTPAPVTEPPTDLAEKCDTSECQLPYCFCSRDGTIIPGGLHPEDTPQMILMTFDGAINHNNFDHYQKIFNTDRLNPNNCPLKGTFFISHEYCNYNMVQSIAHDGHEIATETISLQKGLEDKGYEEWVGEMIGMREILKSFSNISISEIVGMRAPYLKPGRNTQYKVLEDFGYIYDSSIGISPLKVPIWPYTLDYKIPHECKAGTCPTKSFPGVWELPLNAHYVESYEGGHCPYLDQCVLHNHDPEEVFEWLQEDFNRYYEQNRAPYMMPFHTNWFQIKELERGLSKFLDWAVTLPDVYFVTATQALTWITDPKPTKSLNNFEGWSCKRKENIPGPPCNNANKCALDFKPPESNFTTTRYLETCRECPNKYPWLGDSKGTGLYNDNYNPERK; via the exons ATGATGACGTTAAGAAGAAGTCGGTTCTTACTTTGCGCCGCTTTGATTGTCGCAG cttCGGGacagaaaaatggtaaaaaggatgaagagaagaaagatgaaGAATTTAAATGTCCTGAAGGCCAAGGTAACGGTAATTTTGCAGATCCAGCAACATGTAGAAGATTTTATCag TGCGTCGACGGTTATCCATACCTAAACAGGTGTCCATCAGGATTACACTTTGATGACATTAGTAAAttctgtacatttaaaaacgaaGCTCGATGCGGTCCAATCGCTACAA CTCCAGCACCAGTGACCGAACCACCAACTGACTTAGCAGAAAAATGTGACACATCAGAATGTCAATTACCATACTGTTTCTGCTCTAGAGATGGTACAATAATTCCTGGTGGTCTTCATCCAGAAGAT ACACCACAAATGATATTAATGACATTTGACGGGGCAATAAATcacaataattttgatcattatcaaaaaatatttaacaccgATCGATTAAATCCAAACAACTGTCCGTTGAAAGGTACTTTCTTCATTTCTCATGAGTACTGTAACTATAATATGGTTCAAAGTATAGCACACGACGGACACGAAATAGCAACTGAAACGATATC ATTGCAAAAGGGATTAGAGGATAAAGGGTACGAAGAATGGGTTGGCGAGATGATAGGAATGCGAGAGATACTTAAATCTTTTAGCAATATTTCAATAAGCGAAATTGTGGGCATGAGAGCACCGTACTTAAAACCTGGAAGAAATACTCAATATAAAGTATTGGAAGATTTTGGATACATATATGATAGCAGTATTGGAATTTCTCCATTGAAAGTGCCAATTTGGCCGTATACGCTTGATTACAAAATTCCACATGAATGTAAAGCAGGCACATGCCCTACTAAATCTTTTCCAG GTGTGTGGGAACTACCTTTAAATGCACATTATGTTGAAAGCTACGAAGGAGGGCATTGTCCTTACTTAGATCAATGTGTACTTCACAATCATGATCCTGAAGAAGTTTTCGAATGGTTACAAGAAGATTTTAATCGTTATTACGAACAGAATAGGGCTCCATACATGATGCCTTTTCACACTAACTGGTTTCAAATAAAGGAACTCGAACGAGGTTTATCAAAGTTCCTTGATTGGGCGGTTACATT aCCTGATGTGTACTTTGTAACAGCTACACAAGCACTTACGTGGATAACCGATCCAAAACCAACAAAATCTCTGAACAATTTTGAAGGATGGTCAtgtaaaaggaaagaaaatattccTGGACCACCATGCAATAATGCAAATAAGTGTGCTTTAGATTTCAAACCTCCAGAATCTAATTTTACCACTACAAG ataCCTAGAGACATGCAGGGAATGTCCCAATAAATATCCCTGGTTAGGAGATTCAAAGGGAACTGgattatacaatgataattatAATCCTGAAAGGAAATAG
- the BBS8 gene encoding tetratricopeptide repeat protein 8 isoform X1 — MMEFFKALSLFDRGRYEECATICTNLLRKSPLDQAVWVLKMRTLTLQVYVDDIEGEEEGIAETLLDNYTISSMPRPGTSLKQPGTSYAGQYLRPKTQSGRPVTGVVRPATQSATSQSLEQTLRTPRTAMTARPITASSSRNVRLGTASMLTEPGGPFIQLSRLNISKYASQASIAKPLFEYIYYHEHDVRYALDLAVQATQVCQYKDWWWKVQLGKCYYSLGLVRDAEQQFKSALRDCKTIETILRLVRVYIKLDQPLAAIDACKKGLEHFPNDVNILTEMGRIFDGLNNMSMSLKYYKIIVQEDASHTEAIASIGMHHFYSDQPELALRYYRRLLQMGVYNTELFNNLGLCCFYAQQYDHVISCFERALSLSTDENIADVWYNISHIALSIGDTIMAEECLKLTIVSDNRHALAYNNLGVIQIRNGNITAAKTYFHAAANIANFIYEPHFNSAYLAYEVVQIVQ, encoded by the exons ATGATGGAGTTTTTTAAAGCATTAAGTTTATTTGACAGAGGAAGGTATGAAGAATGTGCAACAATATGtacaaatttattaagaaaaagtcCACTTGATCAG GCTGTCTGGGTATTAAAAATGCGTACCTTAACATTACAAGTATACGTAGATGAcatagaaggagaagaagaaggtaTTGCTGAGACTTTACTAGATAATTATACGATATCTTCTATGCCCAGACCAGGAACATCTTTGAAACAACCTGGTACCTCTTATGCAGGACAATATCTTAGACCTAAAACGCAATCAG GTCGTCCAGTCACGGGAGTCGTACGACCAGCTACTCAATCTGCAACATCTCAGTCACTTGAACAGACATTAAGAACACCAAGAACTGCTATGACAGCCAGACCAATTACTGCAAGTTCCAGTCGTAATGTTAG ATTAGGTACAGCATCTATGTTAACAGAGCCTGGAGGACCTTTTATACAATTATCAAgattaaatatttctaaatatgcTAGTCAAGCTAGTATTGCAAAACCACtgtttgaatatatatattatcatGAACATGATGTAAGATAT GCATTAGATTTAGCAGTTCAGGCAACCCAAGTCTGTCAATACAAAGACTGGTGGTGGAAAGTACAATTAGGAAAATGTTATTATAGTTTAGGCTTGGTAAGAGATGCAGAGCAGCAGTTCAAGTCAGCTTTAAGAGACTGTAAAACCATTGAAACAATTTTAAGATTAGTTAGAGTTTACATTAAACTTGATCAACCATTAGCTGCCATAGACGCCTGTAAGAAGGGTCTTGAACATTTTCCTAATGATGTGAATATCCTCACTGAAATGGGACGTATATTTGATGGCTTAAATAATATGAGCATGTCattaaagtattataaaatcatTGTTCAAGAAGATGCTTCGCATACAGAAGCAATAGCCAGTATTGGAATGCATCATTTTTATAGCGATCAACCAGAATTAGCGCTGCGTTATTACAG ACGATTGTTACAAATGGGTGTGTATAACactgaattatttaataatcttgGACTATGCTGTTTTTATGCTCAACAGTATGACCACGTTATATCTTGTTTTGAAAGAGCACTTAGTCTTTCTACCGATGAAAATATAGCAGACGTGTGGTACAATATTTCTCATATTGCACTC agTATAGGCGATACAATAATGGCAGAAGAATGTTTGAAGTTAACTATTGTAAGTGACAATAGACATGCTTTAGCATATAATAATCTTGGAGTTATACAAATACGAAATGGAAATATAACAGCAGCAAAAACATATTTTCATGCTGCTGCTAACATTGCCAATTTTATTTATGAGCCTCATTTTAACAGTGCTTATTTAGCTTACGAGGTAGTACAAATAGTACAATAG
- the LOC117610514 gene encoding coiled-coil domain-containing protein 134 — translation MKKMPRFVIYIVVVSTLTRVTHVQQVLSDIENNPPISEKPQNGNPSEIKIYEELFRKSFVHQRKEHTEAIKRLRNIDNYERLYKMITILGTKMIDIIEASKQLIESTDFNPDDRSLPKNVTIQSAISTTLENTALFADILLHFPHMTHRILKTQKEWNPVINWSLHFTNRTKHLLDAETLTVVHLAAQELNIIEREPGYVNPYWQSTGSQGEDEEKKKKKKSKKKAQRVPRITKTDL, via the exons ATGAAAAAGATGCCACGCTTTGTTATTTACATTGTAGTCGTGTCAACGTTGACGCGTGTTACGCATGTGCAACAAGTTTTGTCGGACATAGAGAATAATCCGCCAATCAGCGAAAAACCGCAGAACGGTAACCCATCTGAAATTAAAATCTACGAAGAACTAT TCAGGAAATCATTCGTACATCAACGTAAAGAGCACACAGAAGCTATAAAACGTCTTCGAAATATAGACAACTACGAACGTTTATACAAAATGATAACGATTCTTGGTACAAAAATGATCGATATCATTGAGGCAAGTAAACAATTAATTGAAAGTACAGATTTTAATCCAGACGATAGATCTCTACCAAAAAATGTTACTATACAAAGCG CAATATCTACTACGTTAGAGAATACTGCGCTATTCGCGGATATTTTGCTACATTTTCCTCACATGACACATCGCATATTGAAAACACAAAAAGAATGGAATCCAGTTATAAATTGGTCCTTACATTTCACAAATCGAACAAAACATTTATTAGATGCAGAAACTCTTACTGTAGTTCATTTAGCAGCCCAAGAGTTGAATATTATCGAACGTGAACCGGGATACGTAAACCCCTATTGGCAGTCTACCGGCTCGCAAGGCGaagatgaagagaaaaaaaagaagaagaaatcgaaAAAGAAAGCACAGAGGGTACCTCGAATAACTAAAACTGATCTTTAA